The Paenibacillus spongiae nucleotide sequence GAGCGTCTCAAGCAGCTTCTCGAAATAGCGGGCGAGGCCGAGGGGATTACGAAAGGCGAGGTGGCGCTCACGTTCGTCGACGACGCGGGCATCCATCAGCTTAACCTGGACTATCGGGGAATCGACCGTCCGACGGACGTCCTCTCCTTCGCGATGCAGGAGGAAACCGACGAAGAGCTGGATATCCTGTATGAGGTGGAAAGCGAAGATGAGGCGCTGCCTTTCGAAGGGGTGCTGGGCGATATCATTATTTCCGCCGAGCGCGCCAAGGCGCAGAGCGAGGAATACGGCCATTCGCTGGAGCGTGAGATCGGCTTCCTGTTCGTTCACGGGTTTCTGCATCTCATCGGTTACGACCATGGGGATGAGGCAAGCGAGGCCGTTATGACGGGGAAACAGGAAGCCGTCCTGAGCAAGGCCGGCTTGTCCCGCTAATGCAGCGGTTTATCCGGAATGCCGGCTACGCTGTAGCCGGCATTGTACATGCTGTG carries:
- the ybeY gene encoding rRNA maturation RNase YbeY translates to MSLQLEWSNDQDRIAIPESYIERLKQLLEIAGEAEGITKGEVALTFVDDAGIHQLNLDYRGIDRPTDVLSFAMQEETDEELDILYEVESEDEALPFEGVLGDIIISAERAKAQSEEYGHSLEREIGFLFVHGFLHLIGYDHGDEASEAVMTGKQEAVLSKAGLSR